A single region of the Alteriqipengyuania flavescens genome encodes:
- a CDS encoding dihydroneopterin aldolase → MTAFSKDTLVLEVADFTHDVLTGIYSEETGEAQPLVFTISVRMRPEPEYTPDTPLSDSKNYMDLIEAASSALPKDVHFKLIESVADHVCTTLMAQDERIEAVTVKIVKPKISEADEKIGMTLHRERR, encoded by the coding sequence ATGACTGCATTCAGCAAAGACACACTGGTGCTCGAAGTCGCGGACTTCACCCACGACGTCCTCACCGGGATCTATTCCGAAGAAACGGGCGAGGCGCAGCCGCTGGTCTTCACGATCTCCGTCAGGATGCGGCCCGAACCGGAGTACACGCCCGACACGCCGCTTTCCGACAGCAAGAATTACATGGACCTGATCGAGGCGGCGTCGAGCGCATTGCCGAAAGATGTGCATTTCAAGCTGATCGAATCGGTGGCCGACCACGTCTGCACCACGCTGATGGCGCAGGACGAACGGATCGAGGCGGTGACAGTCAAGATCGTCAAGCCGAAGATCAGCGAGGCGGACGAGAAGATCGGCATGACGTTGCACCGCGAGCGGCGCTGA